In one Populus nigra chromosome 12, ddPopNigr1.1, whole genome shotgun sequence genomic region, the following are encoded:
- the LOC133670062 gene encoding shewanella-like protein phosphatase 2 — protein sequence MENKEENQKALCKHIPDLLSSFVDTFVDFSVTGGLFLPSQNPSLDPRNPHQETPLSLQTRYPAPDRLIAIGDLHGDLEKSKQALRLAGLIDGSDKWAGGPATAVQVGDVLDRGDDEIKILYFLEKLKREAMKDGGNFITMNGNHEIMNIEGDFRYVTKLGLKEFEDWAYWYCLGNEMKSLCVGLEKPKDIYDGIPLNFRGVDSEVLQGIRARIAALRPNGPIANKFLSKNVTVLVVGDSIFVHGGLLARHVEYGLERINEEVRDWISGLMGKAAPRYCRGRNAVVWLRKYSDVEKNCDCSMLEHVLATVPGVKRMIMGHTIQEDGINVVCNNRAVRIDVGMSKGCGDGLPEVLEINQNSDLRVLTSNPLYQSKHKSYLDADTKEGLGLLITESGSKQVEVKA from the coding sequence atggaaaacaaagaagaaaaccaAAAGGCGTTATGCAAACACATCCCAGATCTCCTCTCCTCCTTTGTGGACACCTTTGTTGATTTCTCTGTCACTGGAGGCCTCTTTTTACCTTCACAAAACCCTAGCTTGGATCCTCGAAACCCCCATCAAGAAACTCCCCTTTCCTTACAAACAAGGTACCCAGCTCCTGATAGACTCATTGCCATTGGTGATCTTCATGGGGATTTGGAAAAATCCAAGCAGGCTTTAAGGCTTGCTGGTTTGATTGATGGGTCTGATAAATGGGCTGGTGGGCCAGCTACTGCGGTGCAAGTTGGTGATGTTCTTGATAGAGGTGATGATGAGATAAAGATTTTGTATTTCTTGGAGAAGTTGAAGAGGGAGGCAATGAAAGATGGAGGTAATTTTATCACCATGAATGGGAATCATGAGATCATGAATATAGAAGGTGACTTTAGGTATGTGACTAAGTTAGGGTTAAAGGAATTTGAGGATTGGGCTTATTGGTATTGTTTAggtaatgaaatgaaaagtttGTGTGTTGGGTTAGAAAAGCCAAAGGATATCTATGATGGGATTCCTTTGAATTTTCGAGGGGTTGATTCAGAGGTTCTTCAGGGGATTAGAGCTAGGATTGCTGCATTGCGGCCTAATGGGCCGATTGCGAATAAGTTTTTGTCAAAGAATGTGACAGTTTTGGTTGTTGGGGATTCGATTTTTGTTCATGGAGGCTTGTTGGCGCGGCATGTTGAGTATGGATTGGAGAGGATTAATGAGGAGGTTAGAGATTGGATTAGTGGGCTGATGGGGAAAGCTGCGCCGAGGTATTGTAGAGGGAGGAATGCAGTGGTTTGGTTGAGGAAGTATTCTGATGTGGAGAAGAATTGTGATTGTTCCATGCTTGAACATGTGCTTGCTACGGTTCCTGGGGTGAAGAGGATGATCATGGGGCATACAATTCAGGAGGATGGGATTAACGTGGTCTGTAATAATAGAGCTGTTAGGATTGATGTGGGTATGTCCAAAGGATGTGGTGATGGGTTGCCTGAAGTTTTGGAGATTAATCAGAATTCGGATTTACGGGTTCTGACCTCAAATCCCTTGTATCAGAGTAAGCACAAGTCCTATTTGGATGCTGACACAAAGGAAGGGCTTGGTTTGTTGATTACTGAAAGTGGATCAAAACAAGTGGAAGTGAAGGCCTAG